In Haloterrigena turkmenica DSM 5511, a single genomic region encodes these proteins:
- a CDS encoding DedA family protein, producing MVPLQLEGMPSWLESLFTSEFAFAVLLGICILEGAMMLRFMPSELVVPAALALIGSSIPETVAIVAVAVVGTTIGQFLLFCLVRRAGREYVIQKRWFPLTEARLERFDGWFDRWGGIAVAGSNTMLVVRGLLTIPAGLSEMDGRTFVALSALGSLSFQSILAALYLFGGYLLAL from the coding sequence ATGGTACCGCTGCAACTCGAGGGGATGCCGTCCTGGCTCGAGTCGCTGTTCACGTCGGAGTTTGCGTTCGCGGTCTTGTTAGGGATCTGCATCCTCGAGGGGGCGATGATGCTGCGGTTCATGCCGAGCGAACTGGTCGTCCCGGCCGCGCTGGCGCTGATCGGGTCGTCGATCCCGGAGACGGTCGCGATCGTCGCCGTTGCGGTCGTCGGCACGACGATCGGTCAGTTCCTGCTGTTCTGTCTCGTCCGCCGCGCTGGGCGAGAGTACGTCATCCAGAAGCGGTGGTTCCCGCTCACGGAGGCCCGACTCGAGCGCTTTGACGGCTGGTTCGACCGCTGGGGCGGGATCGCCGTCGCCGGCAGTAACACGATGTTGGTCGTCAGAGGCCTGCTCACGATTCCCGCGGGACTCTCGGAGATGGACGGCCGGACGTTCGTCGCGCTGTCGGCGCTCGGCTCGCTTTCCTTCCAGTCGATTCTCGCCGCCCTCTACCTGTTCGGCGGCTATCTGCTAGCCCTGTGA